The sequence CTCGCGGTAGCCGTCACTGATTTCCCCGGTCCCTGGGTATCTCTTGATGTTTGGCAGGTGAACCCTGCCTCCTAATGGGTTAAGCTTCATCCTCGCGCAGGGTGAAAGATGGGAGTTTTGCTCGGTTCCTAGCAAACGTTCAAAGCCAGGATAGACTTTTCATACCATAGACACATCTTGGACTCGAGAGGAAAGTTGAATTTCCTAGGAtcgggaggaggatggttgAGCCGGTGATTGGGGAAGATGTGATGAGGCCCGAGGTTGAGCCATGTCGTCGTATTTCATTCTTatgtatatattaataaaagtagaCAGATGTCTACATTAACCCTTAGCATCAAAGCAGCATCGAAATAAGCCCGCTCGATCTGAACTATTCCTGACAGTTGAGTTTCCCGATACAGGCTCGACGGATTCGTTGCGCAACATGAGATCATCAATCACGATAGTATTTCAAAGCTCCTTACAGCACTTTACGTCGCATACTACGGTTGCGTCAGGTCCCACGAAATAAGGAGAAGACAATAGATGGTTACCCAGAAACTAACAATTCTATGCCATGCCGGTTGATACGACCTCGATGAAGAGATAGTTATATCTCTCCAGGGTAGGCTCACTCTGCCTCCTCAACGCTCCTCAGCTTAACCTTGTATAGGTACTCGTGATAACGAGCAAACAGTCTCAATTTCATTTTTGAATAAGGCCAAAATCCCCTCCACCTATCTGAAAACAAATTTCGTCTTGGCTAGTGGCTTATTGATACTATGGCTTAATAATACCACTCATCTGGGATGTAACCAATGGACTCCGCCCATCTTCTATTTTGACTTGTAGAGACTCGAGGTCACATCATAACCACTGCACCTTGGATTGGGTCGTGCTTGGCCCGCCGGGGTGCATGTCCGAATTCTCCTCCTAGCACGCCCTGGTAGACTTGTTTTGCTCCATTTTTTAGACACATTTACCATGCGCTACAATGGGCGACCCACGGAGCTAGACCGAGTTCGACAGCTTCTTCCTGGATGGAGTTGAGCGATCGGGCTGATCGCGGCCCGCCGGTATTATCCTCAAGACCGGTCGGACCAACCACGGCCCTACGATATTACCGTTCAGACCGAAGGGACGTGCCGACTTGTCAAACGGCGTCGCATCGGATTGTCTCGGTGGTGCAGCCATGACCGAACCAGCGTGCTGACTACAGTACCTAAATCGAGGTGCTTCCCTGTATCATGCTTTGTTAGATGATCTTTAGATGCTTCCGAAGTTCGATTCCGACATGGGTACCTAAACCCAACCCGCAAACATTCTTTTACAAGAGGAAAGCCGACACGCTCCCTAAACCCTCAGAGATTTCCGATACGACTGGACTCTCACGGCTACGTCTTCCTGTTCGCTACGAGTTACAAGCCCTACCTCGATCCCCCCGACCATGGCGTCCCACGCCCAAACCCCTacgcctccatcttctgtCCCCGAAGGCAATTCCATCAACGAGAAGAAACAGGACCCTCGCCCTTCATCCGACGACACAGTCATGGTTGACGACCCTGATCAAGCAATTACGACAGAACACAATGTCGACAGCAACATCGTCGGCTGGGACGGCCCAGATGACCCAGATAACCCCATGAACTGGCCAAATCGGAAGAAGTGGATGATTACAATCTCCTTGGGCATGTTGACATGGGTTGTGACGTTCGCAAGCAGCATTTTCAGCACAGCAGTTCGGCCTGCTGCGATCGAGTTCGGCGTGTCAACAGAGGTCATGACTCTGGGTACAAGCTTGTTTGTCTTGGTGCGTCCGCTAGCAGCACCGAGGTGGCTTCGCCTTGTGGCTAATCAGTCCTTAGGGATTCGCCTTTGGCCCTCTAATATTTGGTCCCATGTCAGAGGTGTACGGCCGTAAATATCCGCTCTTTGTTGGATATTTCGTGTTTGCAATATTCCAAATTCCCGTGGCCACCGCCGAAAACGTTCCAACCATCCTCGTCTGCCGATTCCTGAGTGGCCTGCTTGGCTCGTCCCCCCTCAGCGTTGTCGGCGGCGCGCTTGTCGACCTTTGGCCCCTCGTGGAGCGCGGCATTGCCATGAGCATCTTTGCAGGCGCGAATTTTGTTGTGAGACGGCCTTCTTCCTTGAAAATAAATGACTTTGACGCTCACAAGACTTACTTCAGGGTCCTGTTGCTGGTCCGATCATGGGCGGGTTTATCACCCAAAGTTCGCTCGGCTGGCGATGGACAGCATACATCACGGCCATTATGGCAGCTCTATTCGGTCCTATAGCATTCATAACGGTTCCTGAGACGCTGGAGTCTTCCCTACTGACTAGGAAAGCTCGCTCAGTTCGTCTCTCGACCCGAGATTGGGCCATGCATGCCGTTGCAGAAGAAACGCCTGTTGATATCGACGAGATGGCGAACCGAATCCTAGTCCGGCCTCTAGCCATGCTGGTGCTCGAACCCATTATCATCCTCGTGACCCTTTACATGTCTTTTGTATACGGTCTCATCTACCTTTGTTTCACAGCATATCCAGCATCCTTTCAAGAGGACCGGGGCTGGAACAGCGGTGTTGGAGCTCTCCCGTTCCTGGCCATAATACTCGGCGTTGTGATCGGGGCCATaaacatcatcatcttctccaagaccCGGTTCACACGCATaatcaaggagaagggccaTCTGCCACCTGAGCAACGGCTTCTACCGATGATAATTGGCGGGGCATGTTTTCCCATTGGACTCTTCTGGTTCGCCTGGACCTCCAACCCTAGCATCTCATGGGTGCCACAAGCCATAGCTGGGGTTCCGCTGGGAATGGGCGTCATGCTGTAAGTGTTGACGATTTAGCGGGTTTGCAAAACGGCTGTTAACTTTGCCCTCGCAGTATCTTTCTCCAAGGCCAAACCTACATCATCGATAATTACCTGATGAATGCAAACAGCGCCCTCGCTGCCAATGCTGTAGTTCGGGCACTGTTCGGCGCAGGATTTCCCCTGTTTGCATCAGCCATGTACAAAAATCTGGGGGTTGATTGGGCCACCAGCGTTCTTGGCTTTATAGCCGTCGCGCTTTTCCCAGTTCCAATCCTTTTCTATATCTTTGGCGAGAGAATTCGGAAGCTCAGCCGATACGCCCCAAGTGGCGGCCGTCCAAAATAGCCGTACAGGAGGCTAGGACACTCATAATCAGACCTCAACGGTACCTTGTACGCTATTAACTCCCACTTGAGTTCGGGCCTTGGTAATACACATGTGGGTTTAGAAATTAATCTCTCAATAGACGGCCCAATTTTAGAGTCGACAGGTTTGGGATTTTCGGTTATAGAGCTGGTTCGGTTTTCACTTCTTGAATTAGACCACAGTATGTATTATATAGTCTCAACAAGAGCCTTTTACCCCATGATCCCCGGACAAGTGCAATCTTTATGTTGGATAAGTCCGATTTTTGTCTGCCTCGTGGCAAATCCAACCCTATCAAATATCTGATAAATATGACAATAAATCACATATTTGTAGCTCGATCTAGTCAACGGCCTCTCTACGCATCCAATCAGTGGAGGCATTTACAAAATAGACTGGGCCTATTGTAACCCCTCAAAGAGAACTTCGCCTCGGTACTCAAGGATACCAAGGCAAAGATGACTCGGTGCAATGCCGTGTTCCAACGGCCGGCATACTCTCGCCACCCAGGCCAGAGTAGGCGCCCATTCTCATACCCGCAATACTATTCCAGACTTGGTGAGTTCGAGTAGTCATCTATCTTGGTAGGCAGAATTGAACAGAAAGTGATGTGTGATGAAGTCTTGTCTCGTTTGGCGAGAATGGGTACTAATACCGATGTTGGCGGAAGTTGTTGTACCTGGTTTCTAGTTATTAGCAACTTCGAAATGAAAAACTGCCTTTACGTTGGCGCTCTTACTCTGTCTAGAGTGCTCGAGTCCATGCCGACCTGCCTCATCCCTAAAGCAAGCTGAATCGCTAACGAGCGCGAGAACGGGTCCTTCTCGCCAGCGTGAGCCATTGCACCAACAAGATATTGGAGATGCTGCTCGCTCTGCAAATATTGGGTTTCCATGTAGTCTTCTAGAAATATCAATGATGCAAGATATGCAGAAAACACCAAGAAATGATCAGTCATGGCGCCCTCAACGTCGCCAGTCGACTTGAGAGCGTTCAGTATTTGCTCTGCCGAGGGTATAAGCCGAAGCCTGCTGCTTGCAAACAAGTCTGCTGGGAGGCCGAGCTCTCTTATCTTTGCCAGCGCCGCTCGGTGTATGCAAATAACTGAGGTGTGAATACCGAcattgacgacgatggcgTTCCGGTTCCACCCGCACTGCGGGAGGCGCAGGCTCTCTGGGAGGTACAGAATCATGTTGGATAGGTCGGCGTCAATGCTTCGCTGTCGAGTCCAGTATGGACCATTCGCAATGTCCTTGATGTTGTCATTTGGGAAGGACCGGAATGTGTGCTCAAGAGTTCTGTAGAACGTATAGGCGGTGAGCACCTTACCAGCGAAGGGAGAATAGACCATAATCCCTTGAAGGGCGTCTATGAGACA comes from Fusarium falciforme chromosome 11, complete sequence and encodes:
- a CDS encoding MFS domain-containing protein; translated protein: MASHAQTPTPPSSVPEGNSINEKKQDPRPSSDDTVMVDDPDQAITTEHNVDSNIVGWDGPDDPDNPMNWPNRKKWMITISLGMLTWVVTFASSIFSTAVRPAAIEFGVSTEVMTLGTSLFVLGFAFGPLIFGPMSEVYGRKYPLFVGYFVFAIFQIPVATAENVPTILVCRFLSGLLGSSPLSVVGGALVDLWPLVERGIAMSIFAGANFVGPVAGPIMGGFITQSSLGWRWTAYITAIMAALFGPIAFITVPETLESSLLTRKARSVRLSTRDWAMHAVAEETPVDIDEMANRILVRPLAMLVLEPIIILVTLYMSFVYGLIYLCFTAYPASFQEDRGWNSGVGALPFLAIILGVVIGAINIIIFSKTRFTRIIKEKGHLPPEQRLLPMIIGGACFPIGLFWFAWTSNPSISWVPQAIAGVPLGMGVMLIFLQGQTYIIDNYLMNANSALAANAVVRALFGAGFPLFASAMYKNLGVDWATSVLGFIAVALFPVPILFYIFGERIRKLSRYAPSGGRPK